A single Hyperolius riggenbachi isolate aHypRig1 chromosome 12, aHypRig1.pri, whole genome shotgun sequence DNA region contains:
- the LOC137541002 gene encoding putative uncharacterized protein DDB_G0290521 codes for MCAPNPAKPTAKRPEKASSKTPSQPQVSSKTPSKALSKVPSKAHSKAPSPSKDPSEAPSKDPSKTPSEAHSKAPSKALSKAPNNAPSKAPIKVPSKTPSKVPRKAPGKASRKVRE; via the coding sequence atgtgtgcaCCCAACCCAGCAAAGCCCACAGCAAAGCGCCCAGAAAAAGCCTCCAGCAAAACCCCCAGCCAACCCCAAGTCTCCAGCAAAACTCCCAGCAAAGCTCtcagcaaagtgcccagcaaagcccacAGCAAAGCACCTAGCCCCAGCAAGGACCCCAGCGAAGCGCCCAGCAAAGACCCCAGTAAAACCCCCAGTGAAGCCCACAGCAAAGCTCCTAGCAAAGCGCTCAGCAAAGCCCCCAACAATgcccccagcaaagcccccatcaaagtgcccagcaaaacgCCCAGCAAAGTGCCCAGGAAAGCACCCGGCAAAGCCTCCAGAAAAGTGCGGGAGTAA